The nucleotide sequence CTGCAACAACCTGCTACCAGCCATTGTGCTCCTAGGCCTGTGTCTTCAACTCACACAGACATTTATTCAGAATAGTATTTGCTTCCAAGAGACCAAAATTAGACACATGTCAAGTAGTCACTAACTGAATGGAGGAACTGAGACTACTCATACCATGGATTGTTCACTAAAcgacagggaaaagaaagaaaccacagCCACAGGAACTGTCAccaatgaaaaaggaaaactgtgcATCAAAAACCGAAGCCACAGAATAtatgcaacttttaaaaatacacagttTAGCAACAAGTATttgtaaaaaactaaaaagaagagCACAACATCAAATCCAGGATAACGGTTTCCTCTAAGGTCATCAAGACAGATGTGACTCAAAGGGGACACGCCTTAGTCTATTGCTGAGCTCGATGATAGGTATACTGTCTTTAACCTGAgtatattctaaaattttaaaaaaatacgcTCTACTGACAACTtcctccacacacacaaacataaaaaacaaaacaaaacctataaACAAGGACCAAGCTGAAGGTAATGACATTCAACCCTAGCACAACTGTGCTCTCTAAAAGTTGTTCTCATTAAAAGGAAACAGGCCCACCTTGAGGAAATAGCTGATCTGAAAGATGGGAACTGTACAAGATGAGTCTCAAACACCTTGTTATACAAAAAAGCAGGAAGATATAAAAAATGTCATGTCAAAAGACAGAAGGCCAATTTGAATCCAAGTAAGCAATAAAGCTAAGCCTGAACTTTCAggattaatttaaaacaaaagaatatcCTTACTGATAACTTCTTCTAAATAATTGCAGGTAGTCTGGAATTCCAAGAGAAGCCAAGGTACTGACTGTTCCAAGGCTGAAATCTAATGCTGCAGATGCCTGTCCACATCCCTGTGGACGagcttaaacaaaacaaacacagcaCTCAGAGGTCAAGTGTTCTGGTATATTTCTCCAACACAGAAAATTACAGCTATGGCAGATGTGCAGAGAACAAATATGATGACTTAAAGCACTACTTATTCATTCAATCACGTgctgtttatttttggtttttcttcgGTAGCTGCATGGACAGTCAGAGACCAAACGTATCTAGGTGTGAAATAAGCTACGAATTTTTGCTCAAAGATTCAAAATCACTCATCTATACTTTAATTTTTAGATACAGTATCTACATTAACAATCTTCACAGGTAAGTATTGATGATGTTCTTCAAAcatatttttctagaaaaaagTTATATGAAATCCTAGCAAACACTGGATAAAACATAATTGGACCCAACATTTTTCTCTGAAGTTGGGTAAAACTCGGTACTACAGATGCCCTGTCCACATGGCTATGGatgtggcttttttttccccccggaactggggtttgaactcagggactacaccttgagccactctgccagctctgtttttgggttgggtatttttgagatagggtcttgtggctGGTTTCGAGCCAAGACCCTCCtgacttctacctcctgagtagcgaggatgaCATGGAGGAGCCATTGGCACCAGGCCAGTATGGGGttgaaataaaatgtcatttgtcaATGCAAATTAGGGAGACAAGGAAAGAGACATGTTGCTTGACGGCCATGTCTCAAGGCACTGAAAAGGGCAGCATGGCAGAAACACCAAGCAGGCAACGGGGCATAAAATTACGTTTCACCCAGCTACAGCTCCTGTAACAATGCAGCCTCTAGTCTCACGATGTGAGCAGGACAGGAAAAGGATCTCTGATGCAGCTGTGGGTGTGGCCCAGCAGTGACATCACATCCGCCCAGATGCATTGGCTCACCCACGCCTCAGCCAGGGCATCAGTGGGCTGAGGACTTCCCACGTTGGGGAATGGCCCTACCAGAACAACTGTAATGCCTGACTGTTTCTCATAAGCTCAGAAGATGGGGACTCGACTCACTGCCAGTCTGCAGGAGACAAGCCAGTCACTCAAAAATGAAGGTGGCACACTCTAAGTTAGTCCCTACTGTTTAGCTGCTATTACCTGACCTGCCTGCTCCTgtacaaaaaaacccatcatggtTAAAACCTCTAGTAATCACTTAATGACCCAGGAACTCACCAGCCCTTAAATGATTTAACCGTGACTGATAGCAATCATTCAGTATACCCTCAACCTTGCACTGTAACTAGTACGTATTTCTTTTTGACACTGGTCTTGCTGTATTACCCATGCTGGCcctgaactcgtgatcctcctgcctcagcccaagtagctgggattacaggtgtgtgccatcatacctggctCCCAGTTTGAATGCAATTCAAACCCATTTCACTGCTAAACAGGCAATCCCAAGTTTAATTTTAGGAAATTCAATGTCTTCATTTCTAATTCTAAAATGTCTTTCACAATGGAGAAACTGACAAGATGAAGGGTAGAGAGAGGCATCAAGGATGATCCCAAGTATTTTTAGCCCACGTCAAAAAACAGACATACCATCTACTGAGGTGGGGGACTAGAGAAGAAGCACTTGAGGGTTTGGGAGGAGTAAGGAGGCAGGCTTCAGTTCTGGATGAGCTGCACCTGCACGTTTATCAGACACCTAAGTGGAATGGTCAAATAGGCTTCCAGCCTGAGAGCTGAGGGACAGGTCTAGGCTGAAGATACAGAGGTGGGAATTCTGGGTAGATAGGGAGCACACAAAGTCATGAAATCAGATTGCTCTGTAGGAGAATGTAAGAGGAAAGCAATGAAAACTGAGATGTTCAAAGGTTGGTAAAACGAGGGAATCAGAAGGAGATTGTGAGGCTGGATGAGAACCAGAGTGACTTCCCAGAGGGCAACTGAAGATAAGATTCAGAGCAAGGCATGGACAACCATGCCTTATTATCATGCTTATTAGCAAATGCTAATAGGGAGAGCAGTGTGAAGACTAAAAAGCCAAGCCTTAACCGATGTGTGACAGGAGAGTGGTGACAATGGGGCCTAACTCAAGTAGGTTCCAGAGAGCACAGAGGAGCAAAGGTAGACACAGACCACTCTTCAAGGAACTCTGATAAAGGAATACAAGGGGCTTATGGGGGTCATGACGGGGTTCTGACTGAGGCTGCAGGGAATGATTCAGTACAGACACAGAAGAGTGAAACAGTTGTTGGAACCAAGTTCCTCTGGGCAAATGGGGGTGTGCTGAAGCCTCGAGGGAAGGGATGAGGCTCCTAGACAGGAGCAGGGGCATCCCACCAACAGTAACGGGGCAAAGGCAGACAACTGTGCACTAACGAGGATAGGGTGGCCCACGCGGCAGAAACACGAGTTCTCTTTTGATTATCAGGAAACAAAGTCAGCAGCTAGGAGTGTGGAGCTGGAGGGGCTATGGAGGCGCTGAGGAACAAGGACACGTAAGACATGCCTGCCCTCGATGTGCCACTGTGGAAACAGTGTGTTCAAGTAAAGTCACTTTCCAAAGAGATCACATGGGTCCTGTGACAAATGCTACCAGACTTAACTGCAACTGGCAGACACGAAGTTTCCCCAGGGGAGACAGCCAGACAACAAATATTTTGGGCTTTGCAGACCATACAGCCTCTGCCCAACTACTCAACTTGGCCACAGACAACACGTAAACAAGCATGACTGCGTCCCAGAAAAACCTGGTAGAAATAGGTGTAAGTCAGGACTGTCCCACAGGTATAGCTGGCTAGGCCTGGAGTTAACTGCAATTTAACAGGGAAGAATGAGGAATCAGAGTAATGGCAGCTGGAAAAATATTCcatacagagagaaaaatgtgtgcaGGTCCACCTTCACACTTAACTCCAATGTCGCCCTGGCCGCCCAGGGATGATGGATTCGTCCTACATGACTGTCTCATGTTACTGTCTCACCCAAGAACCCACAGGCTTCCCACTGTCGGCTGTCAGGTGTAAACCGTAACTGAATTTTTATAACCAAGTTTGAGTATCTTATTTCAATAAAAGCCACAGAGAACCCTCTGCAGCAGCGGTCACCAACTCTGTTACATATTATCTGGATGAAAGGGGAGAGTTTAGAAATGTTGGTGCCCAGGTCAAACTGGGTACCAGGAGACCAGATGCAGACTCAGACTTTGTAATGCTCCCCAGGCTATTCCAACACTCAACCGTTTCTGAGGACTGGTGCAGGGGACCCCCATATTCAGCTCGAGCTGCCTCCTCATCCTTCCAAAGTCTCACTCTTTTCTGGTACAACTTTCTGGGTTACATTAGGGCACATGGAGCTTCACAGGCTGAAGCACTCCGCTGGCACTTTGATTTACACAATTGCACTCTTTCTCCACTTCAGAACTGTCTCTAATTACGAGTTATTTTGAGAACACCAACTATTCCTCACCAGATCACAGACTGTCTAGTTGAAAAAGCATCATACTTCTTTGTGTCCCCAAACATTTAGCACAGCTCATCAGCAAGGGGACATTCAATAACCATCTATTAGCTTATCTTTCACTGCTGATGCAGGGCTTCATGCAATGGTCTGAaacttctttttattcatttgttaattttGCTGAGCTGAGTATCTCCATGTTGCCCAGCCTGACCTTGACCTCTGGGTCTCAAGTGATgctcctgctcagcctcccaactaaGTGGGGTCTGTGCACATTGCTGCACCTGGCTCTTCCTCTTATTTAtgtatgtggggtgtgtgtgtatgtggggtttgtttttgttttttggtggtattggaatttgaattcagggtctcatgcttgctagataggtgttctaccacttgagccactctgccgttACATAGTTTGAAAAGATGAATCTcacaaaaataatgcaaaagtTTCCAAATACAAaagttttttttgtattgttttgtttttgtggtgctgcggatgaacccagggcttcacacatgctgtaCAACTAAGGTACACCCAGAGGGCCAAAAAGGAGTCCTTACTGAGTCCCTCTATCTGTAGAAAGGTAGAAAGCAGGTAAAGTCTAACATTAGAAGCCAGGATGTGGTTGCCTTTGGGAAGCAGAGCAGGGGCAGTGATTGGGAGGCCAGGTGGAGGCCTCTGGGGCACTTGTCACCAGCATAGTCATTTCATGGGTGTCTCCACCCATACTTAAAATTCAGTACTACcgactgggcgccagtggctcaccctgtaatcctagctactcaggagacagagatcaggaggaccaaggttcaaagccaggcccggcaaatagtttgcgagaccctctacagagaaaacccaacacaaaaaagggctggaggagtggctcaaggtataggacctgagttcaagccccagtactaaaaaaaaaaaaaaaaattaagtactaCCTAAAAATCTGTATAACCATCACTTTTCCCAAAATAACCAATTTCTTAAAAACTATGTACACTGAACGGAGttgaacacattaaaaataaaaggaaatgaattctgtAAAATGGTCTGAAAATGAACCTTAAAAGCAAAGTTTGAAACCACAGCTTGGTTAAGGTTGTAAATTATACAGTAAGTACGCCCCTTAAATGTTCTGAAGTAGTCAAACCAAATCTTAAATAATTCTATTTTGTCAGGTTAAAAACCAAGCCATACCTGTACATCTAGCCGCCACTCAAGGCTGTGGTAGCTGGGAAGGTCCGGGGCCAGCTCACTCAGAATGGCCCTGATCTCCTTTCTGTTGTCCAGATACAGCTGAAGCAGGAGTTTGTTCAATTCTTCAGGGAATCCCAGAACAAGAACAGAGTCTTGGAAATCCAGATCAGAAATCTAAAAGTGAGTTGAGTTTAGTAGAACCCCAAAGTTCATCTTCTAGTAAATGCTAAAATACTTACTGTACACAGAAGATGCATATGATTTCCCCTAATTCAATTCTGTCTACAACACTGCCTATCATTCCAAAGTCTGAATTATTGACACATAACAGTACTGTACTGACACAACAGAAAAGAGTTCAGGTGCCCAGGTCGGCCTCCTATTCACAAAATCAGACACCAATGACATGCAACAAAAATGCATCATCTCATTCTTCCGTCTCTTAGGACACAGCCACGGTGGCTTATGACTTTTAACACTGACTGGCAACAAACATAATTTATACAACAGGTATGTGTATCAGCAATGATGTTAAACACATTGTTTAGGTACAGCTTCACAAATTCTATTATAAATCATTAACAACACTATTAAAATACACAGATACCTGGCACAACTGTGATGTAGACAGGCACGCTGGACCTTTTTGAAGGATCCAGAAGTAGAAAACAGTCCACAGAAGCTCTTACCATGAGCTTAGAGCTCTCAGTGAGGAGATGCGTCAATCCCTCCACCCCATGCTGGACAATGTCACTGTTCACATTGAGCTTccctaagaaaggaaagaaaagcggACAAATACGTTACTGTGATACTCATCCTTGTATCAAAGCCCTatttaaaacaaagcattttCAGTTACCCCATGTTTTCAAACACTGCAAGGAAAGAGTTTTCTCACTCCTCTCCCTCTGGGAGTGTCCCTTTGGAAGCCACAGCAAACACAGACTTGTGGGGAGCATCCCAAGCCCGCAGCCTTCTGCACATGCACAGGAGGAAGTCACAAGGGACTGACCTTGCTCCAAGGGGATCACACATCTGCAAAAGCAACTGACAGCTCATGCCACCCAACTACCTGCAGGTGGCTGTGCTCACTGAGGGCCACGGCCACAGTGAAGGGTTTTATTAAGCACCACAGAACTTCTGCAAGACAGGTGGTATTGTTTGTTTTAAGCATGAAGGAACTAATTTAAGTGAATCTTTAAAAATCGCACAGAgttctgctttttaatttttttttcttttggtggtagtggggtttgaactatgGGCttttcttgagccatgccccagcccttattgctttatttttcaagtagggtcctATGCttctgcccaagctggcctacCTAGACTGTGGTGCTACCtaagcttcctgcatagctgagattacagctgtgagccactgcgcCCCTCCTGTTTGTTGATGAGGGGTTctcgctaactttgcccaggttggtgtTGAACCGCGATTCTCCAGCTCTCCACCTCCCgagcagttgggattacaggcgtgagcctccgcGCCCGGCCAATTCTGCTGTTTGTAATCTACTGCAATGGGAACAAGACCCTAGGACTCGCAAAAGCCCTAAGCGGACAGCACTTCCCGCGCAGCTTGCAGGCCAGGCTCCCCATCTTACTGGCGGCGCCGTCGTAGATCTTGGGGTTCGACCCTCGCCTCAGGAACTCTACCGCGATCCGCCCGAACTCGGCGACCACTGCAACGGAAGTGAAAGGCGTGAGCGCCGTGCTTCCCCACCCTGGCCCCTCCCCAGTCCACCGCCCAGCCATCCCCTACCCGCGCTGTCCACCCTCGGCAGGAAGGCCAGGTGTTCCTTGTGCTCCTCCGATAGGTCCAGAAGCATCTTGGCTGCACGTCCAACTCCTCCCGGAAGCGCAGACCCCGCCCTAGCCCACTTCCGGCGTCCTCGTCCAGGTGGAAAGAGGTTCCGGCGCGGCGCGGCAGTAACCCACACTTTAGGTTCCGCCGCACGGCGGTGtcaggggcggggcggggcggggcggggcgggggaaCCGGATGTGACGCGGCGGAAGTCTCCCGTCCGTTAATCATCCTGCAAACGTCCGTGAATGGCGGCTGGGGACAGAGCCCCTCGCGGGGCGTAGGTTAGCAGCGTCGCACTTTAACATTACTAAACTCTGTGCTGGGAATGGGTTGTCCTAAGGAGCCTGTGAGACTGGCCCACTCTTGTTTTCGTCAGGGAGACGGAGGCCAGTCTCGCAGTGGGGGCGTCTGTAGAGGAATTGACTTTCACAGCGTTTGACTACGCCGTAATATCTCGTTTAGTGCTCTCGAGAGCCAGGGCCTCCTTAGAAACTGAGAAACGAAGCTCTTTCCCGAGGCACCAGTGACAGCGGAGGCGGCCATTCGAGTCAGGCTCGCCAGCCTGAAAGCTGGAGGTTTGCACACGGTTTTCTCCTGGTTTTGTGGGGCTTTGCGCACGGCTCTAGTCCTGAGCTGCAGCCCCAGCCCCTCAGCAGGTTTTATGAGTGGTTCTAAGTCAGGATAAAGATGACAGCGCGGATGACAACAAGGATGGCTGCAGGATTCCGAGCAATAGCATTGTTGCTCTTTTGAGGATGTGAGAATTTGGTCCCGCTTCCACCTCTCCTCACCTGCTGGGGTTCACATACTGGAGACTGCGGTGCCAGTTGATAGGAAGGAGCCTGACTCTCCAAATCCGTCCCTTTGGTAGACGAGGGGACCGCAGAAGacaaagggagggggaaggagaaaggcTTCACAACCGTCTTCCATGCCTAAGGTGCTGGGGGCCCAGACCAGGCCCCCTCcaatgctgggcaagcactgagCTGCGCCCCATCAGGAGACCTCCTTCCTGTACCCTGAGGCCCCCGCAGAAACGGAAAGTGAAAAATTTCCCCTTCACATCCGAACTTTCCTCCACTGCGCACAGAAAGGCAAGGCCCTGAACTGGTGCGTTAGGTCTTGAAGTGCCATCTGCAGACAGCCCGTTCTGTGTAGACTGTGAAGTGCTGGTCAGCAAAAGGTGGTGCTTTTACTCATACAGTGTTTGAGAGGATGACTGTTGTTAATCATTTTCAGAAAAGGTAAAACACACCCTCCTACAAATACATAATCAAAGACCTCGTCAAAGAAGGAATTAGTAAGGGGACAATAAGAACCAGTTTCACCTGCTCAAAGGAGACATTCACCAACCGTCCCCTGTGGTCCCAGCAGTGGGACAGGAGGgccaggagttccaggccagcccaaggctCCACAACAGTACAATTGTGTAGCATTACGTCTGTCCAATCCCGAGGGCACTTCTCGATATCATACTTCCAGGGCTGATGTGGGAAAAGAGCAAATGCCCAGTATTTGTGCACTTGACTGGTGAAGAAGTAGGCTTCACATGCACGGTCCTCTCCCACTTGCACTGTGTCTTTCCGTCTCCCTCCAGCTCATACACCTTCCTTCCCACTTATGCTCTGCCatattgctttctctttcttgcaAACTCCACCACCAGATCTTTGCACAAGGTACTTCTTGGCTATGTTTGTGTTATCTGTAGAGTACTTCCACCCTTGCAAGGAAGTTTGCTTCTGAGATTTTTCATTActtcagttcatttttaaaaatcataggccaggtgctgttggctcacacccgtaatcctcgctactcaggaggcagagatcaggaggatcagggatCGAAGCcggtccaggcaaatagtttgtaagatcctagctcaaaaaaaaaaaaaaaaacccaacaataaaaaaaaaaaaaaaaaacatggtgaagtggctcaaggtgtagagcctgggttcaaaccctagcatcacacacacacacacacacacacacacacacaaaaaaaacagaattcacccaggcatggtggctcatgactactccagaagcagagattgggagcatCAAGGATTGCAAttgaaggccagccagggcaaatgttaacaagacccccatctcaacaaagtgggcatggtgatgcatgagTGTCGTCACAGCCacatgggagacagaggtagaaggtcatggtctgaggctagcccaggtgaaagcaaggccctatctgaaaaataatgaaagcagaaagagctgggggcgtgcttcaagtggtaaagtgcttgcctagctcaaggccctgagttcaaaccccattactgcaaaataaacaagaacaacaaccACCCTAAAATTACAAAGCTGCTAGAAGAACACATAAGAGAGTATGTTTATAAGTTTGAATTCTTAGGGCACAAAAGGCATGAACCACAAAAAGGTGACAATTTGAACTTCACCGAAGTTGAAAGCTTTATCAAAAGacatcaagccaggcatggtggtgcacatctataatccagactctcaggaggctgaggcaggaggatcacaagtttgagaacagcctgggctacactgcaGATCTTATCtgcaaataaagtaaaaagggctgggaatgtctgctcagtggtagagtgcctgtttagcatgagtgatgccctgggttcaatccccagtaccagaaaaaaacagagagcactaataaaatgaaaaggtcaGACAGGGACCAGAAAATATGTGCACAATGCATATATCTTATGAAGAACTTTTATCTGAGTATGTGAAAATCtacaaaacacaattaaaaatatcCCAGTTTTGAAAATGGGCAAAAATATGCACTGAtacttcacaaaagaagatttacagatggaaaataagcacatgaagTGTTGAGGCTGCCATGTtgacacacgcctgtaatcccaccactcaggaggttgaggcagaaggatcacgagtttgttaaaaacaaaacaactgtcCAACATTGCAGATGTCAGGGAAATGCAGTGGAAAGCGCAATGATTTACCATTTAAAACACACTAGAATGACTAAAATCAAAACCACTTAtgacaacagatgttggtgaagTGTGTGAAGCAATGAGAAAAAGACTCATGTGGAAAAGTAAATACACTTTGGAGAAGTCTCGGGCAATCATCGTGTAAAATGCACATTCACCCCATTACCCAAGAATTCaattcctaggtatttacccagaagaaatggaaacatatTCAGAGAAAGACTTCCAATTATGTTCAAAAGCGCTTTATTCATAGTGTCTCAAAACTGGAGATGATGTAGTGTTCATTGAGTTGAAGAGATAAACCCAGGTGCACCCGCAGGATAGAATACTACTCAGTAATTAAATATTAACCACTGGTGCCTGCAACAATGGATCCCAAAACATCAGTGGAGCAAAATAACAAGCGCAAACGTGAGCACCTGTGTGATCCGGAAATGTAACTGATGGACGGGAATCAGAATAGCCTTTGTCTGTAGCGGTTGACATTGACATTGACTTGGATCAGAGTTTGGGGAAGCTTTCTGAGGTTAACTAAAGAGTTTGCACAGATACATGTTTCTTAAACCCACTAAATCTCACACTTAATATCCATGTAATTTGCTGTGTGAAAacttttccacattttaaaaatgcaatagaaaTGTAGCAGAAGTTAGAAGATGTCTGGGAGCAGCACTAGACATAGATGGTATTTGTAATCATTTTAGGGacttatgtaaatttttaaattttaattcgtTGTTTAAAGTTCTACATTGATATGATTTGACACTCCCCCAAGGCATTAAAACGAAGCCAGAAAGAAAGACAacagaagaaacataaaaattctaACTCCACCCATCCTCTTGGTTCCCCACCCCATAGACAACTATCATTCTAAGTTTCTTGTGAATTCTTCCTCAGAGATATGGGAAAAGCCCTCTACTCACTTGGGTGATGGAGTCCAAGAAAACATGGTTAAACATTCAACGTCCTGTGGAAAGTTGTGCAGGTTAGACCTCTGGCATTAGAACTGTGGCCAGGATGTTAACAGTGCAAGTGGAAACTGTCCCAGTTTGCCCAGATCAGGCTTGTGGTGACTTTCAAAGCATCATTTCCGGAGGGTTTTTGCACGTGGCCAGCCCTTGGGTAGTCAGATTAGAAATGCTCTTTTTGGCCAGAACTCTTGCTATTCCTAGCTGCTGAAGCCATCGCTTCTCTTTGAAGGCACtgcaagaaacaaaacacaatctGTCAGGAGCATAATTCCTATCTCCACACAGCCGGTGAGTCTTCACGCTGCTCTTGTAGCTGTGGCTGGGTTATCTTGTCACATAGCTCGCGTGTGAAGTAGAATCCAGAATCTTCCTAAAACCAGGTTCTTGTTGGAGTAGGGGTGTTACTGGATGCTCCAGGGAGGAGGGCTCCAAAAGGAAGGAGGCCTCTGCCTGGCCCTTGGGTACAAGTTTGTGAtgttatcacaaaaaaaaaaaaaaaaaaaaaaagccaggtgccagtggctcatgtctgtaatcctagcaactaaggaggcagagatcaggaggatcgtggttcaaagccagcctgggcaaatagttcctgagaccctgtctcaaaaatccattcacaaaaatagggctgttggagtggcttaatgtgtaggccctgagttcaagccccagtaccaaaaaaaaaaaggattttaggacacatcaaggtagagaccaagaacatttattagtaaagcaaagcaaagacagAAATGTAGTACACCACCTAGACATGGGTGTGTGCACATCTGGTAACAGATGCAATGTGTGCTGTACCATCAAGGATGTTTATATGGAAAAGTGGGTTTGGGGTTTGATCCTAACTCCCCTGGGATGAAGGCTCCCTTTGTCCTGGACACTTGTTGTATTCCATCATTCTTGCTGTCACACTGCCCGGagattttcaaggttcatttacTAAATTTTGGGACATAATGACATGAGTGTTAAAAAAAAGATGGGTCCTGTCAGATGTTCCCTTTCAGACAGATGTGCCTTTGCAATAGGCATTTTCCTTTTGTGCTCAAAGCAGCCACTTCCAGAGTTTCCCACCTAGGTGTCGTTCTCTAAGATACCCATGCTCAGTCCCAGAGTGCGCTGATCATCTGGGCGAGTGGGCAAGGTCAAAGGGGCAGAGctgctctttttccttttgttctttttaccAAATGTTGCAGCTTACTGCTGGGTGTAAGgcttaaagcaaaaaaataaaatgaagccatTCACGAATACAGTGTTTGTCTGTGAACTCCTGGCTGCCATGTCCCACGTCTTATTTTCCCTGATCTGTCGTGTCTCACAGATGATATTTTCCCAGGCGATGCTAGAATTCAGAACCCACAACTAGAAGCAGAAAATCTGGTGGTGAAATGTAGAGTTCTCTGGGTTGACACTTTTCTATCTGTCCTTCTGAGGCATTCCTGTATCTCACCTAGGCCCTG is from Castor canadensis chromosome 17, mCasCan1.hap1v2, whole genome shotgun sequence and encodes:
- the Commd2 gene encoding COMM domain-containing protein 2; the encoded protein is MLLDLSEEHKEHLAFLPRVDSAVVAEFGRIAVEFLRRGSNPKIYDGAARKLNVNSDIVQHGVEGLTHLLTESSKLMISDLDFQDSVLVLGFPEELNKLLLQLYLDNRKEIRAILSELAPDLPSYHSLEWRLDVQLASRSLRQQIKPAVTMKLHLNQNGGQSTSVLQTDPATLLHLAQQLEQALEEMRTSHCRRVVRSVK